The stretch of DNA AACGCCGACCGTCGCTACGCCGTCTTCGCCAGCCGCGCCGCGTACAGCGGCCCGTCGCGTTCCACCTCGGCGACCGACCAGGGGGTGTCGGCCACCAGCTCCCCCATCGTGTCGGGCGCGACGTGGAGGTAGTCGTGCCACTCGCCGGTGTAGCGTCGGTAGCGGGTCCGGATGCGGAGGCGACCGGGGAGCCAGCCCCGCTCGCGGTTGCGCTCGTGGTAGTCGAGGTGAGCGGGGTCGTCGGTGTCGAGCGGGTCCAGGCTGGACGCCACCAGCGTCGCGTCGTCTGTCGTCGCGTCGGCCAGCGCACCCAGGACCTCGGGTGCGCGCTCGGCGCTCCCGACAAGACCGAAGTTGTTGCCCAGCATAATCGCCGAGTCGAACGTCTCCTCGAGGCCGTCGACGGCGGCCACGTCACACTCCCGGACGTCGGCCACGCCGCGGTCCCGCGCGACCGCCATCGCGCCCGGCGAGCGGTCGATCCCGGTCACGTCGTGGCCCCGATCCTGCAGTTCGAGGGCGTGGCGGCCCGGGCCACAGCCCACGTCGAGGACGTGACCCTCGGCCCACTCGAGGGCGGCGTGTTCGCGGTCGGACCACTCGTCGGGCGTCGAGAAGTACACCTCCGGCCCGGCGGGGCTGTCCACGAACCCGTCGTCGCGCTCGATCACCTCGAAGGCGTCGCCGCGCTCGTGGTAGTCCCGACACATCGCGCCGAAGGCGTCCGTCTCCGGGAGATCCATACGGTCGGGTCACGCGGGCCGAGAAAAAGCCTTCCTCCGCCCTGTGAACGGGTCGCACCCGCGGATTCTGTCGGACAGGAAGCTTATCCCGCCCGGCGGAGTACGGTCGCGTATGAGCGACTCCCCGTCCCTGGTGGTCCGGGCGCTGTGGTTCGTCTTCGTCGGCTGGTGGCTGACCGGCCTCTGGCTGTCGGTCGCGTGGCTGTTGAACGTCACCGTCGTCGGCATCCCGCTGGGGATCAAGATGATCAACCGCGTCCCCTACGTCCTCTCGCTGAAGTCACGGGACCCGCTCGTGACCGAGGGCGAGGGCCGGACACAGCACTCGCTGGTCGTCCGGGCGGTGTGGTTCCTGCTGGTCGGCTGGTGGGCCAGCGGGCTCTGGACCGGCGTCGCGTACGCGCTCACGCTGACCGTCGTCGGCATCCCGCTGGCGATCTGGATGTACAACAAGCTCCCCTACGTCGTCTCGCTGTACGAGTACTGACGCCGCCGAAGGGTTCTCGGGGTTCCAGCCCCTCGTGAAGGTATGGCACTCAGCCAGCTCGAGCTGGCCGCCCGGGTCGCCGCGGGCGTGTTCGTCATCGTCGCGCCGACGCTGCTGTTCCTGCTGCTGTGGCGCGGGCTGGAGTCGATGCGGGACGACGAACTCATCGCCCGAGCGCGAGAGCGGGCCGAGGCGATGGAGGAGGCCGACGGCGACGGCGCGTGGGACGTCGACGCCGCGGCGCTGCGAGCGACCGTGACCGGCGGGGACCCGGTGCCGGCGGACGCCGTCGCCTGCTCGAACTGCGGGACGCACAACCGCACCGGCGTGACCTACTGTCAGCAGTGTCTCGCCGAGCTGGACTGACCTCACTCCTCGCCGAGCTGGACGAGTAGCGTCGGCGACGCGCGGTCGGCGTCACAGTCGCTCCCCCGCTCGACCGCGTAGGTCATACTACGGGTCTCGTTGAGGTCCACCGGCAGGCTCGCGCGGATCGTGAGCTGGCGGGTCGCGCCGCCGGCGATGGTGTCGGCCTGGTCGTACCGGTTCTCGTAGGAGAGCCACACGTCCTCGCGGAACCCGGCGTCGGTGCCGACGAGACAGCCGCTCAGTTCCGGCAGCGACAGCGCGCGGGTGAACACCGGTCCGTTGGTCGCGGTCAGCCTCCCGACGCGGACGTCCCGCTCGAAGTACTGCTGGTCGTCGGGGACGGAGTCGGGTGCCGTGACGGTCACCGACGACTCGAAGTCGCTGGCGTAGGTCACGCCGCCGACGGCGACGTCCGCGCCGACGAGCGCGATACCGAGGACGAGCACCACGCCCACGCTCGCCGCCACGGTCCGGCGCGGCAGCGACAGGTCTCGCTCTCGCAGCAGGTAGCCCAGCGCGAGCGTCAGCGCCGCCGAGATCGCCAACACGAGGAATGTGGCGGTCCCGCCGGGCTGGTAGCGGACGACGACGTACCCGACGAAGACGACGTAGGTCACGGCCGCGAGGACGAATCCGACGGCGTCGAGGACGTCCCGCTCGGCCGCGAGACCACCGAGGAAGAACCCGACGGCCGCCAGCAGCAGGAGGACGGCCTTGACCGTGATCGAGAGGCCGAACACGACGTCCCGGACGAAGTACAGGAGGGCCGCCGCGGCGAAGGCGATGCCGAGGGCGTACAGCAGCTTGCCGCTGTCGATGTCGAACTTCATGGAGGGCGTTACCGGAACGACGCGCCCCCCGCACATCAAACCCACTCCCGTCAACGATTTGTCGCGGTCCGTGTAAACGCCCCTCTATGAGCGAACCGCGACTGACCGAGACGGCCGACCCCGACGAGGCGTTCGGGGCGCTGTCGAACGCCACTCGCGTGGCAATCCTCCGGGCACTCTGGGACGCGGACGGGCAGACGGCCACGTTCTCGGAGCTCCGCGACGCCGTCGGGATGGCCGACTCGGGCCAGTTCAACTACCACCTGGACAAGCTCACCGGCCGCTTCGTCACGAAGACCGACGACGGGTACGAACTGACGCTGGCCGGGATGGCCGTCAACGGGGCGATCCACGCGGGCGCGTACACGATGGCGGGCTCGACGGAGCCGCTCACCCTCGAGGAGCCGTGTCCGACCTGCGGCGGCGAACGGACGTTCCACTACGAGGACGAGCGGGTCCGCGTCACCTGCGACGGGTGTGAACTGACCGTCAACGCCCCGGTTCCGCCGGGGGTCTTCGCCGGCTACGACCGGGACGCGATGCCGGAGGTGGCGGCGCAGTACTTCCGCACGATCTTCCAGCAGCTCCGCAACGGCTTCTGCTGGGTCTGTGAGGGGCGGGTGGTGCCGACCGTCAGCCCGATGCGAGCGGTCGTCGACGACCCCGACTCCATCTCCGAGGAGCGCGGCGACGTCCCGTTCGTCGAGTACGAGTGCCAGCGCTGTGGGGCGGGCTCTTCGGCGGACGTCCAGTCGGCGTTACAGGACCACCCCGCCGTCGTCGCCTTCCACCACGACCACGGCGTCGACGTCCGCGAACGGCCGCCCCTGACGCTGAGCTCCGTCGACACCGACCACGGGGTCGTCGAGTCCACCGACCCGCTCCGGGCGCGCGTCAGCTACGAGGCCGACGGGGCCACGCTCGAACTGGTCGTCGACGGGGACCTCACCGTCGTCGGGACCGACCGCGACGACGGGTGAAGGAATCTTCAGTAACTCCGCGAACAGAAGTATCCTTCAGATTACACTTATCGGGGTGTGGGGCCTCTGTCCAACTGTGATGAACCGACCCACCGACACCCCGAACGCCGCTGCACGGACCGTCCCCGCACCCGAGGCCGCCCTGACGCTGCGCGGTCTGCTGGCCTACCTCGGCGTCCTGGTCGTCGCCGTCGCGTTCCTGACCGCGCCGCTGGCTACCGCCACGGCCGTCACGGCCGTCGGTCTGTGCCTGCTCGCCGACGACACCGTCCGCCGACTGCGCGCGTCAGGCAACCGTCGGTCGGCCGACGGCCGACGGCGACCCGCCGAACCGACCGCCGACTGACCGTCCCCCGCTTCGGCCCTCCACACGCGCCGCTCCCGATCGGTGCAACCACGCCGTCGCGCGGGAGACTCAGTCGCCGGCCGCGGCCTGCCCGCTCGCGCCGCCGCCCGCGACCGGCGTCCGCTCGACGACCGTCCCGTCGTAGGTCGGGTACTGCTCGACGATCTCGCCCTTCTCGACGTCGCCGTCCTCGACCATCTCCTCCAGGAGCCACCACGCCAGCTCGACGTGGTCGGACTTGACGCTGTAGTACTCCTCGGGGACGCCCAGCTCGCTCAGTCGCCGTTCGCTGGCCCAGGTCTTCCCGTAGACGAGCGTGCCGTCCTCGGTCACCTCGTCGAAGGGGCGACGGATGTTCCGGGCCATCCGTTTCAGCCGCGAGCGGTGCTGGGCGGCGTCCTTGAAGACGCTCGTACAGAAGTACACCTTCTCGTGGTCGCCCATCCGTTCGAGGATGTCGTGCGACCCCTCGACGGCGCTCATGTGGTCCTCCTTGAGCTCGAAGCCTTCCTCCTGCATCCGGCGGTAGTTGCCGTCGGACATCTCGAACTCGTTGATGTTACAGAAGTCTGCCGCGCCCTCGTCCAAGAACTCCAGGAACTCCTCCTCCGCGCGGATGCCCGGGATCTCGAAGGCCGGCGTCAGTCCTTCCTCGCGGGCGATATAGAGGATCTCCTCCCACTCGGTGCCGTGCATGTCGCCCCACAGCTCCAGGGGCGGGTGGAAGCGGATCTCGTCGAGCCCGGCCTCGCTGAGCCGGCGCATGTTCTCCCGGCCGCCGGTGATGCCGGTGTAGAGGTGGACGTGGTGGTCCTCGCCGAACTCCTCCTTGAGGAGCTCGATGTAGTGACAGGTCCGGTCGAGCACCTCCTGGGGCTCGCCGCCGGTGATCGAGGAGCCCAGCGCGCTCATCCGCTTGGCCTCGTCGATGACGTCCTGGTCGGACTCGACGGGCCGCTCGTTGGCGTACATCTGGGTGACGTTCTTGCGGTTCTCCCCGAGGGGGCAGTAGAAGCAGTCCCGCTGGTCGCAGTAGCCGTAGACGAACAGCACCATCTTCCCGCCCTTGGCGCACTGTTCGCAGCCCTCGGAGATCATCGTATACGGCTAGGACCGCATCCAGCGGGAAAAAGCGTGCGCATCGACCCCGGCGTGGCACGGGTCGGCACGCCGTCGGCCTTATCTCTGCACCCGACGCAGGAAAGCTATGGCCGGCAGTTCGCGACGACGCTCGCTCGCCATCGTCCTCGCCGTCGTCTTCCTCGACTTGGTGGGCTTCGGCATCGTGATCCCGATCCTCCCGTACTACACGCGCTCGTTCCCCGGCGGGACGGAGTTCGTCATCGGGCTGCTGGCGGCCTCCTACTCGGCGATGCAGTTCCTCTTCGCGCCGCTGCTTGGCTCGCTGTCGGACCGGGTCGGCCGCCGGCCCGTCCTCGTGGTCTCGCTGTGTGGCTCCGTCCTCGCCTGGACGGTGTTCGGGCTGGCCGACGCGCTGTGGCTGCTGTTCGCCTCGCGGATGCTCGCGGGCGCGATGGGCGGGAACCTCTCGACGGCACAGGCCTACGTCGCCGACGTGACCCCGCCCGAGCGCCGGGCCGCGGCGCTGGGCTACGTCGGGGCCGCCTTCGGCCTGGGGTTCATCTTCGGACCGGGCATCGGCGCGGTCCTCTCCTTCGACGCCACCGTCGCCGCCGTCGACGGCCTCGTCCCGGCGGCGGTCCCGATCACGCGGTTCTCGCTCCCGAGCTTCGCCGCGGCGGCGTTCAGCCTCGCCGGCGTCGTCGTCGCGCTCCTGTTCCTCCCGGAGTCCCGGCCCCGCGAGGGCGCGGCTCCGGAGGGGGCGACCGACGAGGGCGGCACGACGCCCCCGTCGGCCGTCGCACAGCTCCGGGCCGCCGTCGCCACGCCGGGGCTCCGGGAACTGCTGGCCGCGTTCTTCCTCGTCTCCTTCGCCTTCTCGGGCGTCCAGATCATGTTCGTTCCCTACGTCGCCGACGTCTACGGCTACACCGCCGCACAGAGCGCCCTGCTGTTGACCTACGTCGGCCTGTTGGCGGTCGTCACCCAGGGCGTCCTCGTCGGACGGCTGACCGCCCGGTACGACCCGGTGACCCTCTCGCTGGCCGGCACCGTCGTGCTCGTGGCCAGCGTCGGCGCGCTCCCGTTCTCCCGGACGCTCGGCGGTGTCCTCCCGCCGCTCACGGGCCTGGCCCCCTTCCTCACGCCCGATCTGCTTGGGCTGCTCGCGGTGCTGACGCTGCTCCCGGTCGGCAACGGCGTCCTGTCGGTGACGCTGACGGCGCTGGTCTCCCGGCGGGCCAGCGCCGACCTCCAGGGCAGCGCCTTCGGGATCACGCAGGGCGCTGGCAGTCTCGCCCGGACCGTCGGCCCGCCGGTGATGGGCGGGCTCTACTTCGCCGTCGGCTTCTGGTCGCCGTTCGTCGTCGGCGCGCTCCTGCTGGTCCCCGTCGGCGTGCTTGTGCTCCGGCTGGGCGGCGACGAGGAGCCACCGACGCCCCGGCCGGCCGATCCCGGCCACATCAGATAGGGGCCGCGTTGATACGTGTCGACGCCCTATCCGGACGTATGAGCGAGGACGACGGCTCGCACCGTTCGGAGCCCGTCGGCGGGTCGCTCCCGTCCGAGGCGTCGGCCGACGAACGGGTGCTGGCGCTCAGCGAGGAACTCATCCGCTACGTCGAGGTCGTCGCCGCCCTCGTGCTCGTCGTCCTGTTCGCCATCGGCGTGTTCGACCTCGGCCTCCAGATCTTCCAGACCGCACTCGAGGGCTCCATCACCGACCCGCTGGTCGTCGTCGGCTTCATCGACACCGCCCTCCTCCTCTTTATCATCGTCGAGGTGTACCAGACGGTCGTCGCCTACACCCAGGAGGGCGAGACGCGCCGCATCGTCCGCCTGGTGATCTACACCGGCGTCATCGCGATGGTGCGGAAGGCCATCATCTTCCGGACCGGCGAGTACGCCAGCGAGCAGGCGGCCCTGTTCGCGGCGGCCGCCTACACGCTCATCATCTTCGGCCTGGTGGCGCTGCTCGTCGTCGAGCGGCGCACCCGCGAGGAGGCCGCCGAGCCGATCTAGCCGCGACGAGCGGGTCCCGAAAGCAGTTAAACGCCGCCGGCGTACCCCCCGGCGATGCTGCTGGTGCTCTGTGTCGATCTCGACGACGACCTCGGCCGCAAGACGGACGTGGAGACGCCCGTCGTCGGCCGGGAGAACGTGGTCGACGCAGCCGTCGCACTGGCCCAGGCCGACCCCGAGGACTCCGACGTGAACGTCCTCTTCGAGGGGGTCCACATCGCCGACGACGTCGACGACGAACCCGTCGAGGTGGCCGCCGTCACCGGGGTCGACGGGAGCGACGTGGCCGCCAACCGCGCCGTCGGCGAGGAGGTCGACACCGTACTGGCGTCGCTCTCGACCGGCGAGGACGTGCGCGCGCTGGTCGTCACCGACGGCGCACAGGACGAGTCGGTCATCCCCGTCATCCGCTCGCGGGTCCGCATCGACGGCGTCCAGCGGGTCGTCGTCCGGCAGGCCCAGGACCTCGAATCGATGTACTACACCTTCAAGCAGGTGCTCGACGACCCCGAGACCCGCGGGACCATCCTCGTCCCGCTCGGGATCTTGCTGCTCATCTACCCGATGACCATCGCCGTCGAGGCGCTGGGCTACCCCGGCTCCGCGCTGGGGGTCATCTCCGGGCTGCTCGGCCTGTACGTCCTCGCCAGGGGGCTGGGTGCCGAGCGCCTGCTCGACGAGGCCGCCGACCGCGTCACATCCGGCCTCTACGCCGGTCGCGTCTCCATCGTCACCTACGTCGTCGCCGCCGCCCTGCTGGTGATCGGCGGTGTCAGCGGCGTCGCGACGATGGAGGCCCAGCCCGGGACGCTGTCGCCCCTGGAGGTGGTCGCGGCGCTGGTCTACGGCGCGGTCCAGTGGTTCGTCGTCGCCGGCGTCACTTCCAGCCTGGGCCGGGTCACCGACGAGTACCTCAACGACGCCTTCGAGTGGCGCTACCTCAACGCGCCCTTCTACGTGCTGGCCATCGGCGCGATCCTCCACGGCCTGAGCGCCTTCTTCCTCGGTATCCGGGACCTCGAGTACGTGGCGTTCGCGCTGACCGGCGGCACGCTGCTGGGCCTGGCGAGCACGCTGGCGTTCGCCGTCGCCGAGTCCCGCCGGGAACGCGCCGAACGGCACAACCAAGGCCCCGGCGGCCCCTCCTCGGAGTGATGTACGTCTCCCGCGCCGTCGAGTCCATCCGTGCCGACCCGATCGAGGGCGAACCCGTGGCGCTGGCCCTGACCACGGCCGACGACGCCGACCCCGACGCCGTCGCCGCGGCCGTCGAAGGGGCCGGTGGGACCGTCGAGCGACGCCTCCAGTTCGACGACCTGGCCGTCTCGGTGCCCCAGGAGCGGGTCGACGACGTCTGCGGGGTCGACGGGCTGGCCGCCGTCGAGACCACCGACGCCATCGCAATAACGACCGCCGAGGCGACCGACGAGGACGTCGAGTTCGACCCGTGACCACACGGCTTTTGAGACTCGCTGCCGACCCTCCGGTGAGGGCACGTAGCTCAGTCCGGAGAGAGCGTCGGACTTCTAATCCGACGGTCGTGGGTTCGAATCCCACCGTGCCCGCTCTCTGCGAACGACAGTGAGCAGGAGCGGCTGCTGAGATTCGAACCACGGCAGACCGAGCGAAGCGAGGTCTGGCATCGGGTGAGAATCCCCACCGTGCCCGTCGACCTTTTTCGTCGTCGCCCTTCCTCGCGCCTGCAGCACTGCCGAGACGGTGTGGCGGCTCCGCCGCCACGTCGTCCGGTTGCGGGCCGTCGGCCCGCTGCCCCTCCTCGAAACACGTCGATGAAAAAGACCGGAATCCCGGCCAACGACCGCGATTCCGGCGAATCGCGCTCGCTTCCCCCCCTCCGGACGGCCCTCTCCGGCCGAGCCCACGCGCTTTTCCCCGTCGCAGCGCTACGCCGGGCCATGATCGACCTTCGCAGCGACACGGTCACGCGGCCGAGCGACGCGATGCGGGCGGCCGCCCGCGACGCCGAGGTCGGCGACGACGTCTACCGGGAGGACCCGACGGTCAACGAACTCCAGGAGCGCGCCGCGGACGTGCTCGGCACGGAGGCGGCGCTGCTGGTGCCGTCGGGGACGATGGGCAACCAGGTCGCCGCCCGGACCCACACCGAGCGCGGCCAGGAGGTCCTCTGTGAGGTGGAGAGCCACATCTACAAGTGGGAGCTGGCGGGGCTGGCCCAGCACGCCGAGGTCCAGACGCGGACGATCGACGGCGACGAGCGCGGCGTCGTCGCGCCCGAGCAGGTCCGCGAGGGGTACGTCGCCGCCGACGGCCACCGCCCGGGGACCGGCCTGCTGACGCTTGAGAACACCCACAACAGCAAGGGCGGGACCGCCATCGCCCCCGAGCGGATCGCCGACGCGGCCGCGGCGGCCCACGACCGCGACGTCCCGGTCCACCTCGACGGGGCACGGCTGTTCAACGCCGCCGCGGCCCGCGGGGTCCCGGCCAGCGACTTCGTCGAGCCGGTCGACACGGTGATGTGCTGTCTCTCGAAGGGACTGGGCGCGCCCGTCGGGTCGGTGCTGGCCGGGCCCGAGTCCTTCGTCGAGGCCGCGCGCCGCAACCGGAAGCTGCTGGGCGGCGGGATGCGGCAGGCGGGGATGCTCGCCGCGCCGGGGATCGAGGCGCTGGACAACCGCGAGCGACTGGCCGAGGACCACCGCCGGGCCGAGCGGCTGGCGGCCGGACTCGACCGGGTCGAGGGGCTGTCGGTCCCGACGCCGGAGACGAACATCGTCCTCGCCGAGACCGACGACCCGGCCGAGCGGTTCCTCGACGCCTGCGAGGCAGAGGGCGTGCTGGGCGTCCCGTTCGACGACCACGTCGTCCGCTTCTGTACGCACTGGGACGTCGACGACGGGGACGTCGACGCGGCGGTCGACGCCGTCGAGCGGGCCGCGTAGGCTCCCGTTCCGCTACCGTCTGCGCAAGAGCACCGCCAGCGACGCGATCGCGACCGCTCCCGTGACCCCCGTGCCCGACGCGCCGGTCTCGACGCCGGTCGGCCGTGCGGCGTCGCCCTCGGCCGCGCGGCTGACGCCGACCCGGTCGGCGCTGGCCTGTCGCTCGGAGCCGTCGGGCGTCGCCGCGTCGCCGCCCGCCGATCCGCCCGTCGCATCGGGTGCCGGCAGCCCGGTCCCACCAGGCCCGGCGAGGGCCGTCGGGACCGGCGGCGCGCGGCCGGTGACGGCCGCCCGGACGTACGCCCGGAGGTCGACGCCGGCGACGGCCGAGACCGTCTCGGCGAAGACGGCAAGCGAGACACGGCGGTCGGCCTGCGTGAACCGGACGAGCACGTCCCTGAACGTCCGCTCGCCGCCGGTGGCCTGCCGGACGCGGGCGTCGACGGCCGCGACGACGCGGACGCCCTTCTCGTACTGTACCGCCGCGGCGGGCCAGGCGTCCGGCTCGGTCAGGTCGACCGCCCGGTAGTCGTCGGTCGTCACCCGAGCTCGGTACGCCCGGCGGTCGATTCGCCCCTGGCGGAGCGTCGCGCGGGCGGCGTAGTAGTCGGCGCTGCCCTCGTCGAGCCACGCCATCCCCGCGGTGGTCCGGTAGGCCTGTCGGGTGTGACGGGCCTCGTGGACCCAGACGTTGGTGGGGGCGGCGACCGGCTGGCCGGCGTCGACCAGCACCGTCGGGTGGCCGTCGGCGGGCGTGTAGCCGCCGCCGGCCAGCCCGTTGGGCGTCGCGATGACGGTGAGACGGTCGTGGGTCGGGCCGGCACGTGCCCGCCGCTGTGCCTCGCCGATCGTGTGGAAGACCGCCGCCGGATCGGGACCGAGGGTGGCCGCCTCGGGGACGACGAGCCTGACGGTGCCGCCGGCCGTCTCCCGGGTCAGCGTCCGGTGGGGGCCGACGTAGGCGGCCGTATCGGTGGCGACGCCGTCGTGCCCGTCGGCGACGGCCAACCGCTCGTCCCAGTGGGGGTCGGGTCCCTCGTCCCACCGCCAGCGGGCCCGCAACGCCACCTCGCGGCGGACCACCAGCGTCCAGTCGTCGGTTGCGGCGGTCCGTTTGCCGTGGGCGGTGTCGAGCCCCACCGGGACGGTGTAGGTGAGGCCGGGTGCGCGGCCGGTCTCCGGAGCCCACTGCCAGCGGTGGCCCGTCGACACCAGGCCGTCGGCGCTCGTGACCGTCGCGTCCTCGGGCGGCCGGAGCGCCAGCCCCGTCACTCGCTCGGGGACGGTGACGTCGGCCGTGACGCGGACCCGCCCCGGCCGCTCGGGCACCGGGTCGACGGTGTAGGTGACGCCGAGGCTGCCCCCGGCGTCGGCCGTCGCCGGGCCACGTTGTGGCACCGTCGCCGCGGGCGCGGCGACCGCCGCCGGGACGCTCCCGAGGACGAGCAGCACGCACAGACAGACGACGGCTGGGACTCGTGTGGCAACCATTCACTCGCTGGCTTGCAAATCGTTCACACCCGAAACGCAAAAGCGTTCGCCGGCCGAGTGCCGTCGAGGGGCGTTCCGACGCCGTCTGGCGTGTCGCAAGCGTTTTGCCGGCGGGTACGCTATCGCTGCTATGGCCGACTGTCCGCTCGCAGACGACTGCCCCAGCTTCACGGAACGCATCGAGGGGATGGGGTGTACGCACTACGGGGACCGCGGCGGAGCCGAGTGGTGCAACCACTACAACCAGCCGATCTCCGACCTGAAGAGCCAGCCGGTCAAGCCGGGCGAGGAGGTCGTCGTCGAGGTGGACGACATCCACGAGAGCGGGGCCGGCGTCGGGCGGACGGAGGACGGGTTCATCGTGATGGTCGACGGCGTGCTCCCGCCGGCCAAGTCGAAGGTGAAGATCACGAAGGTCCGCTCCAACCACGCGCGGGCGGAGGAACTCGAACGGCTCGAACTCGACGAGGACGCGGACGACGACGAGACGACCGACGACGAGGGCGGCTACGAGGGCGACGACGAGGACGAGGACGACGAACGGCTCGGCAGCCGTGACAACTTCTGGGGCAGCTAGATCCGTCACCGCGACTCGCCGGCGAGGGTGCGGACGCGGCTGTCTGCGGGGTGACGCCCGGCCATATCGACCGACCGCGCGACGCGGAGCCGAAGCTCAGTCCCCGAGCCGCTCCATCTCGTCGGGGCCAGACCGGGCACCGACCGCGAGCCGCCAGACGACGAGGCTCAGCGAGACGAGCGCGACCGCCGCCGTCGCGATGTACCCCCGACTCCCCACCGCGAACAGCTGGTCGGGGAAAAACGCCGCCAGGACCAACAGCCCGACCGCGGAGAACCCCACCAGTACCGGGACGACGGTGAGCCAGAACTGTCGCGCCAGCCCGCTCATACGGGCGGCGTCGGCGGCGGTCCGGAAGGACCTTTCCCAACGTGACAACAGACCGAGCGGTACGCGGCGCTCACCACGTCTCGACGCTCCCGTCCCGGATGTCCTCGACACAGCCCCGGCAGTCCGGGTGGTCGGCGTCGAAACAGTCGGGCCGGGCCTGCGGGTCCAGTGAGACGGCGCGGCGCTCGGCGTGCCGGCGACAGACGACCCGCGCGCGTCCGTCCTCGTCCCGTGGGAGGCCGGCGAGTGCCGCCCGCTTCCCGTCGGCGTAGGCCCGCTTGGCCTCCGAGAGTTGCGTCCCCACCGACCGGACCGCGTCCCGGAGGAACCGCTCGACCCGGTCGTCGTCGTCGTTGCCCATACGCGTGATTGCAGCCACCGACGGATCAATCTTCCCGCACGCCCCGCGAGACCCGCCGCGTCGCGAGGGTGCTCGTTCCCCCGGCTCCGGCCGGCTCGGGACGTTCAACCCGAATTAAAACGGCGGTTAGACGCGCCAAGTCGGCGAAAAACGAGTTAATCCGCCTTTTCCGCTTGCCCCCTTCAAGTGATCCCGGTCCAGAGGGGCGAGTGGAGGCAACGCACGATGAAGCTCACCAAGATCGCCGGCGTGCTGCTGGCCGTGCTCGTCGTCACGGGCTCGGCGGCGGCGCTGCCCGGCGCGGCGGAGACCCACGCCAACGACAACGCGGACGACGCACAGGCCGACGACTACGCGAACGAGAACGCCACCGAGGCGGCCAACGAGAGCGAGGACGACACTGCGGACGACTCGGCGGCCACGCAGGGCCCGCCGGCCGACGCGGGCCCCGACGGCGAGCGCGGTCCGCCCACGGACCTGCCCGCACAGGTGCCCGACTTCGTGAGCGAGATCCACTCGCTCGTCGACACGCACATCGCCGGCGACCTCGACGGCACCCTCGGCGAGCAGATCAGCGACGTAACGCCCGACGATAGCGAGACCGACGACGCGGACGACGGCGATAGCGACGCGGACGACAGCGACGCCGAGGAAGACACCGACAGCGACGACCAGACTGGGCAGTAACGCGCCGTTCTCACCCCGTTCCGACCGACCCGGTTCTTCTCGTGCGACCCGATCGGTAGCGGTGCCGCCGTCGGGCGTTCGCCGCTCAGAACTCGATACGCCCGCTCTGACGGCGCGTTCCACTTTCACCTCGGTGGCCGAGTGTTTATGTACGATGGCGACCAAGCGTCGAGTGTCTCCCATCGAAAACAAGGCGGAGACAGTGACAGCACATGACTCAGTCAGATTTGCGTACCCAAGCGGAAGAGATACACGAGCAGTTCGACGACCGGCTGGACCTCGACGTCGCGGACGTCGAGGAACGACTCGACACGCTGGTCAACGAGTACAAGGTCCCCCTCAGCGAGGCGCGCCGCAGCGTCGTCAACACGTACCTCGACGAGGCCGGGATGGACCGCGACGAACTCGGCGGTGGCGGCGGCAACGAGCAGGTCCAGGTCGCCGACGTCGATTCCCCC from Haloarcula litorea encodes:
- a CDS encoding phosphate-starvation-inducible PsiE family protein, with protein sequence MSEDDGSHRSEPVGGSLPSEASADERVLALSEELIRYVEVVAALVLVVLFAIGVFDLGLQIFQTALEGSITDPLVVVGFIDTALLLFIIVEVYQTVVAYTQEGETRRIVRLVIYTGVIAMVRKAIIFRTGEYASEQAALFAAAAYTLIIFGLVALLVVERRTREEAAEPI
- a CDS encoding DUF373 family protein, with the translated sequence MLLVLCVDLDDDLGRKTDVETPVVGRENVVDAAVALAQADPEDSDVNVLFEGVHIADDVDDEPVEVAAVTGVDGSDVAANRAVGEEVDTVLASLSTGEDVRALVVTDGAQDESVIPVIRSRVRIDGVQRVVVRQAQDLESMYYTFKQVLDDPETRGTILVPLGILLLIYPMTIAVEALGYPGSALGVISGLLGLYVLARGLGAERLLDEAADRVTSGLYAGRVSIVTYVVAAALLVIGGVSGVATMEAQPGTLSPLEVVAALVYGAVQWFVVAGVTSSLGRVTDEYLNDAFEWRYLNAPFYVLAIGAILHGLSAFFLGIRDLEYVAFALTGGTLLGLASTLAFAVAESRRERAERHNQGPGGPSSE
- a CDS encoding threonine aldolase family protein, which translates into the protein MIDLRSDTVTRPSDAMRAAARDAEVGDDVYREDPTVNELQERAADVLGTEAALLVPSGTMGNQVAARTHTERGQEVLCEVESHIYKWELAGLAQHAEVQTRTIDGDERGVVAPEQVREGYVAADGHRPGTGLLTLENTHNSKGGTAIAPERIADAAAAAHDRDVPVHLDGARLFNAAAARGVPASDFVEPVDTVMCCLSKGLGAPVGSVLAGPESFVEAARRNRKLLGGGMRQAGMLAAPGIEALDNRERLAEDHRRAERLAAGLDRVEGLSVPTPETNIVLAETDDPAERFLDACEAEGVLGVPFDDHVVRFCTHWDVDDGDVDAAVDAVERAA
- a CDS encoding TRAM domain-containing protein; protein product: MADCPLADDCPSFTERIEGMGCTHYGDRGGAEWCNHYNQPISDLKSQPVKPGEEVVVEVDDIHESGAGVGRTEDGFIVMVDGVLPPAKSKVKITKVRSNHARAEELERLELDEDADDDETTDDEGGYEGDDEDEDDERLGSRDNFWGS
- a CDS encoding DUF7091 family protein, which encodes MGNDDDDRVERFLRDAVRSVGTQLSEAKRAYADGKRAALAGLPRDEDGRARVVCRRHAERRAVSLDPQARPDCFDADHPDCRGCVEDIRDGSVETW